The Prochlorococcus marinus XMU1404 DNA segment ACCTACCCCAATAGATGAAAATAAAAAGCCTGATTTAAAAGCTTTAAAAAGTGCTTCTATGACAGTGGCCAAGGCCCTTAAATTAAGAGCTCAAAAACAAGATATTAAAACTACAAAGAAAATTCCAATAGTTATCTATGAAAGTACTGTTTATCCAGGAACAACTGAAGAGATTTGCATACCTATAATTGAAAAACATTCTGGATTAATCTACGATGATTTACAAAATAAAGAGAAAACTTTTTCTTGTGGATACAGTCCCGAAAGAATAAATCCTGGAGATAAGGAGCACAAACTAGAAGATATTATTAAAGTTACGAGTGGATCTAATAAGATAGTATCAATTTGGATTGATAAATTTTATGGCTCTGTTATAAAAGCTGGAACTTTTATGGCTGCAAATATTAAAACTGCAGAAGCGGCTAAAGTCATCGAAAATACTCAAAGAGACTTAAACATAGCATTAATAAATGAACTGGCTATTATTTTTAAAATGATAGGAATTGATACCCTTGAAGTCCTTGAAGCAGCATCAACTAAATGGAATTTCCTGCCGTTTAAACCTGGATTGGTTGGTGGCCATTGTATTGGTGTTGATCCATATTACTTAACTTATAAAGCTGAATCATTAGGTTATTTACCCGAGGTTGTCTTAGCAGGAAGAAAAATAAATGATGGTATGAGTAAATGGATTGCAGAACAAATAATCTTGGAAATGTCCAAAAAAAATATTTCAATTTCATCATCAAAAGTTTTAATTCTTGGTTTTTCTTTTAAGGAAAATTGTCCTGATATTAGAAATACAAAAGTGTTTGATTTAATAAATTTTTTAAAAGTTTATAACTTAGATTTTGAAGTTGTAGATCCCTGGGTTAATAAAAAAGAAGCAGAAAAAGTTTGCGGCATTTCAATTCAAAACAAATTTCATAAAAACAAAAAATATGATGTAGTTATTTCTTGCGTGGCTCACCAACAATTTCTCGATATTTCGCTTAATGAATGGAGAAATCTTATTAAAGATAATGGTATATTATTTGACTTAAAAGGTTTTATTCCAAGAAAATTAAATCCAATTAGAATTTAATTAAGTACCAAATGAAGAAAGTTGCTTTAATATTTGGAATATCTGGGCAAGATGGTGCATTCTTAGCTGATTTACTTTTAAAAAAAGATTATGAAGTTCATGGAACTTCCAGAGATGCTGAAATCAACATTTTTTCATCTTTAACAGAAATTGGAATCAAAGCAAAAGTGAATTTGCATTCAGCTACTCTTACTGATTTTCATAGTACATTACAAGTTATAGAGAAGGTGAATCCTTCCGAAATTTATAATTTAGCAGGACAATCTTCAGTGGGGCTTTCATTTGATCAGCCAGTTGAAACTTTGGAGAGTATTACTACAGCAACTATAAATATTTTAGAAGCTATAAGATTTCTTGGTAAAAGTATTCGTTTTTATAATGCAGGATCATCAGAATCATATGGTAATACGGGAGAATTACCAGCTGATGAAAAAACTCCTTTTAGACCTAAGAGTCCCTATGGGGTGGCCAAAGCAGCGGCGTTCTGGCATGTTTCTAACTACAGAAATAGTTACGGCTTATTTGCTTGTTCAGGAATTATGTTTAATCATGAATCAATATTAAGACCTTCAAGGTTTGTCACAAAAAAGATTTGCCAATCAGCAGCAAGAATTGCTTTAGGAGAAATTTCTTCACTAAAGCTTGGAGATATACAAATAAAAAGAGATTGGGGATGGGCTCCTGAATACGTAGAGGCTATGTGGAAAATGCTTCAACAAGAAAACCCTGAAGACTTTGTTATAGCAACGGGTAAATTAAGCAGCTTGAATGAATTTATTAGTTGTGCATTTTCAGCATTAAATTTAAATTGGGAAGATCATGTTATTAGAGATGATATTTTGTATAGGCCATCTGAAATCAAATCTGGTTTTGGATGCCCTATAAAAGCAAATAAAAAGCTATTTTGGGAAGCGAAAACACTAATGCCTGAAATCGCAAATATTATGACACTTAAAGAATTTCACAAAATTAAGAATTCTAATTTTAAAAAGCCGTGAAAGATAATTTTCGATATCTAAAGAACAGTTTAACTTGTTTCCCTTGGAAAATACTTAGCAAGATAAATATTTATAAAGACATATCTCCACCAATTAAATATGTTGCAGAGGAAGCAAATTGGGCGATTAAAAATGTTGGAGAGAATATGAAAAGAGAATTGGATATTATAAATCCTCAAAAATTTGAGATAACAACAAACCCTTCAAAAATTACAAAAAAAATTGTTCATTTTGGCTCTCAATATATGTGGTTAAATTGGGGTTCACACATGTCAAAAGATAACTATTTTATTTCTACATTCTTTCATGGAAAACCTTCGGACGGTGATGAGGTTAAATATCATATTGAACGATTTTTGAAAAGTGTTCCCAGACTTCAAAAAGTAATAACTGCCTCAACAATTGTGGAGAAAAGATTATTAAATTGGGGAGTCCCATCAGAAAAAATAATAAAAATTCCTCTAGGTGTAAATACAAAAAAATTCATACTTCCCAGTAAGGAAAGACAATCCAAGATCAGAGATTTATTAAATATTCCACGTGAATCTATATTGATTGGATCCTTTCAAAAAGATGGTATAGGCTGGGGAGAAGGTTTAAAACCAAAGTTAATAAAAGGTCCTGACATTTTTGTGCAAACCTTAAAAAGGTTATCAAAAAAAGGCTTGCCTGTTTACGCTCTGCTTACTGGACCATCAAGAGGTTATGTAAAAGAAAAGCTTAAACAAGCTAATATTCCTTTCTTTCATTCTTACGTAACTAATTCAGATGAACTTATTCCTTTATATCAAGCATTAGACCTATATCTAATCACCTCAAGGGAAGAGGGTGGACCTTTGGGGTTAATCGAAAGTATGGCATGTGGAGTTCCTGTAGTTTCAACGCGAGTTGGCATGGCCGAAGATGTTATTCAAGATGATATTCCAGGAGAGATATCGCGAACCATTGATTCAAAAAATTTAGCTAATAAAGTAGAACTAATCCTAAATAGTTTTTATAAAAATAAAAAAGAATCTCAAAAATTAATAAGAAAACATATCATAAGATTTGATTGGGAAGAGATAGCTAAACAACATTGGGAAAAAGTTTATAAAGAATTAATTTGATGACAAAACTTTTGAGATTCTTTTCAATAATTAAAAAGCCAATTAAAAAAATATGGACTATTAGAGAGTCTATAAAATTAATTTATAATTATTTATTTATTGCATCAAACTATAATTCAAAAAATCCTAAATTATATTACGGAGGATCACTAATAGGTAATATTGGAGGCCCATTAGTAAAAGTTAAAAAGTTAAATCAGTTCTTCCCAGAACATAATTGGAACTTTAATATAATTTATCTACTGTCAAATTCAATATACTTATCATCTGCTTCAATTAATCTTATAAGAAAAAAAAAGGTCCCAGTTATTCTTAATCAAAATGGAGTTTTTTATCCAGAATGGTTTAAAGGAAATTGGAAGGAAGAAAACCATAAAATGTCAAAAATTTATCACTCTGCTGATTATGTTCTTTGGCAATCAAATTTCTGTAAAAAAGCCTCTGAGAAATTTCTTGGCAACAGGATAGGTAATGGTGAAATACTCTATAATGCGGTTGATACATCAATCTTTACCCCAAAAAATAGATCGAAAAATAAATTCTTTACATTTTTAATCACAGGGAATATTAGAAAAATTAGCAACTATCGTATAATATCTGTTCTTTATGCATTAAAAAATTTTATTTCCGAAAATTATAATATCCAACTAATAATTGCAGGTTTTATTGAGGATAGAAAATACATTAATTTAAAAATTAAGCAGCTAAATTTAGAAAATCATATTAAATTTTATGAGGAATATTCTCAAAGAGATGCTCCAAAAATATATCAAGAAGCAGATGCATATATAACAATGACTTTTCAAGATAATTGCCCTACAGCAGTACTTGAAGCTATGGCTAGTGGTCTTCCGATTTTATACTCTTCTAGTGGAGGGATACCAGAATTAGTAGGGGAAGAATCAGGTATAGGAATTAATGTTGAAGAAAATTGGGATCAAACCATGGTTCCTAATGATTCTACTATTGCAAATGGGATGAAGGAAATAATTGATAAAAAAAATATTATGTCACAAGCCTCAAGAATTAGAGCAGTTGAGTTTTTTGATATAAAAAAATGGATTGTTAGGCATATAAATATTTTCGAAAAACTTCTCGATCAATAATTTTAGTTACTAGAAATTATTATTTTTTATATAAAAGATACTACTAAGAGAGCAAGGAAGGGGGAGGTTAAAAGTTTTTTTCAAAAAATTTATTTAAAAAAATATACTAAAGTTGAAATAAATGATTAGTAATTTTTAGCTAAATTTTGCGCCAAACTGCTAAAAGCTTACCTTGAAATATAACTTCATCCAAATTTAATTCAATAGGTTCATAATTTGGATTGGCTGCCTCTAAAAATATTTTTGCTCCTCTTTTGAAAAAGTACTTCAATGTTGTACCGGAGCCTGGAACCATTGCGCTCACAATTGTTCCATTTATTAGAGAATTAGAATCTCTTATAGGTTCCATCAAAACCATATCTCCATCAGCTATACATGCATCAATCATTGAATCACCATTAACTGTGAGTGCAAAAACATCCTTTTTCTTAAATACATCTGTAATGTCAAGATTTTCATAGACATCTGAAAAAGTTTCAATTAATCCGCCTGCGGCTACCGATCCTTTAATAGGAATTCCATCAATAATTTCATCAACCAATTTAAGAGTTCTCGCTTTACCTTCCTGCCAAGAAATAAAGCCCTTATCTTGAAGATGTTTAAGCCTACTTTGAATAGGCGCTGGTGACTTTAAACCCATTGCGTTCATCATTTGCCTTATTGAAGGGCTATGTTGAAAATCTCTCACATAATCTCTTATCCACTGATAAAGCTCGTTTTGGGCTTCAGTGAGATTATCGCCTGAATAGTTAACCAAGGAACATATGTACTCTAATACATTTGTACCTTTTAAATCGCCTTTTTGCAAGTTCTAGGAAAGAAGTGATGCTAAAAGGGCTTGTTGAACATGAAGTCTATTTTCTGCTTGTTCGAAAATTCGACTATTTTTACTTTCGAACACTTCATTAGTTATTTCTTTGTCTCGATATGCTGGAAGACAATGTAAAACAATTGCATCTTTTTTTGCTTTCTTCAATAAATCATTATTAATATTAAATCCATCAAAATCTATATCTTTTTTTTCTTTTTTATTTTCTTCACCCATTGAGGACCAAACGTCTGTGTACAAAACATTTGACCCAACTACAGCCACGTGAGGATCATTTATGATTTTCAAAAAATCTTTTTTATTACTTATCTCTAACGCTTTTTTTATAATTGCACTATTTGGTTCATATCCCTTTGGACAAGAAATTCTCACTTCCACATCAAGTAATGCTCCACATAAAATAAGTGAATTTGCAACATTATTGCCATCGCCTATAAATGTTAAAACAACTTTACTAAAATCATTAAATTCCTCTTTAATTGTCATAAAATCAGCCAAAGCTTGGCATGGATGCTCTAAATCAGTGAGTGCATTTATAACAGGCTTGGAAGACCACCGCGCATATTCTTCCAAATCTGATTGTTTAAAAGTTCTTATTGCAAGTGCATCACAATATCTGCTTAGAACTCGAGCTGTATCTCTTATAGGCTCGCCCCTGCCTATCTGTGAAGTAGTTGGATTTAAATCAATAGTGGTCCCGCCAAGTCGTGACATTGCCACTTGAAAGCTAACTCTCGTACGGGTAGAAGATTTATCAAAAATGAGTCCCAAAACTTTGTTTTTAAGTTGAATATTTATATCTTTATTTTTAAAATTTTGAGCAAGATTTAGTAAATTTATAACTTCTTCATTTGAAATATCCAAGGATGATAAAAAATTTGAACTTACAATCTTATTTGGTTTTAGCATCATTTTTATAAAGATGACCTAAATTCTACTATGCAGGCATTTTACTTTCAGCAAGTAGCGTTTTGAGATCCTCTCCTTCTATAACCTCTTCTTTAAGTATCTTTTGTGAAATAGATTCTAATAAAGGTAAATTATTCCTCAAAATATTCAATGCTGTCTCATGAGCATCATCAACTAATTCTCTTACTTCTTTATCTATAGCTTGTGCTGTAGCATCACTGACTGATCTTCTTGGATTATTGCCGTTACCCAAGAATTGACCACCACCTTGTTTGTCATAAGCTAGGGGTCCAAGTATATCACTCATTCCAAAAGTACCAACCATTTGCTCAGCAATATCAGTAGCTCTTTGGAGATCATTTGAAGCTCCAGTTGTGACTTTCCCAAAAACCACTTCTTCAGCTGATCTTCCACCAAGCAGTGTGGCTATTTGTCCTTTCAACTCATCCTTGGAGTTGAGAAATCTTTCTTCTGTAGGAAGTTGAAGTGTATAACCTAGAGCACTCATGCCTCTAGGTACAATTGAAATTTTTGCAACTTTTGATCCTCCTGGCATGAGGTGGCCCACAATGGCATGGCCGACTTCATGGTATGCCACAACTTTCTTCTCGTCATCTTGGAGAACTCTACTTTTTTTCTCTAGACCTGCTACCACTCTCTCAATAGCTTCACTCAAATCTCTTTGCTCTACACTTTTTCTTTTAGCTCTTGCTGCAAGTAAAGCTGCTTCATTAACCATATTAGCCAAATCTGCCCCTGCGAATCCACTTGTAGCTTGTGCAATTGAGTCTAAATCTATAGAGTCTGCTAATTTAACCTTTTTTGTATAAATTTCAAGGATTGTTTTCCTACCGGATAAATCAGGCCTATCTACTAAAACTTGCCTATCAAATCTACCAGGTCTCAAAAGTGCTGCATCAAGTACTTCTGGCTGGTTAGTAGCAGCAAGTACAATAACTGGCTTATCTGTAGATGCAAATCCATCCATTTCAGTAAGTAGTTGATTTAATGTTTGTTCCCTCTCATCATTACCCCCAACAACTCCCATTGATCCCGAACGGCTTTTGCCAATAGCATCTAACTCATCAATAAAAATTATGCAAGGAGCTTTTTTCTTAGCTTGTTCAAATAAGTCCCTAACTCTTGCCGCGCCAGCACCCACAAAAAGTTCAACAAATTCAGAACCTGAAATAATGAAAAAAGGAACTTCTGCTTCACCAGCAACAGCTTTTGAAAGAAGTGTTTTACCTGTTCCTGGAGGTCCGACCAAGAGAACACCTTTAGGTATTCTTGCTCCAATATCGGTATATCTTTCTGGTTTTTTTAGAAAATCAACTATTTCTGTTAATTCGTCCTTAGCTTCATCAACTCCTGCAACATCAGCAAATGTTACTTTTGATTCATCATCAGGTACATAAACCTTAGCTTTACTTTTAGTAAAACTTAGAGCTCCTTGAGCACCTCCACCACCCATACTTCTTCTAGCAAAGAATTGTAAAACTAGTATAAAAATTAATGGAGGAACAACCCAGCTCAAAATTGTTGAGAAGAAATTAGGTTTTTTAGGAGGAGCAGCAGCAAATTCCACCCCTTTACTTTCTAACCTTTGTGGAAGGTCCATATCAAAAATTGGGGTTGTCGCCAATACAGAGGGTGAACCTTCCTCAGCTCCATTCAATTCATATCTAATTTGTTCTTGAGTTATATATGCTCTCTTAACTTCCCCATCATTAACTTGATCTATAAACAAAGAGTAAGGAACCCTAGGGATTTGCATATTTTGATTAGGGAAAAGACTGCTAAATAAAAGTAATGCTCCAACTCCTATCAAAATTATATTTACAATTCCAAATCTTCTATTAGGTTGATTATCGTCTTGTCTTATTGGCATGATGGTGGTCAAATTTGAACTTATTATAAACTAAACGAAGAGTTTCCGTATCCGTATTTTTTTTTGGGGTAAGAACCGTACGGTACTTTGACCTAAATAAATTGGTAATAAAGATTAATTCTCAAATGAACTTTTAATGCAAATATCATTGCCAATCAAACTAACCCTAAGATCACTTAATTTGATAATTTCATTCATTTCTGCAAATTCAAAATCACCAAAAGGATTCATACTAGTTTCTCCACCTAAAATTTTTGGAGCGATAAAAGTAATAATTTCCTGAACACAATTAGATTGCATAGCAGCAGTCGCTAATCTAGGGCCACATTCCCATAGAACTTTATTACATCCTCTTTTAGCAAGTATTTTTGAAATCAACTCTGGATTGTCTGATGATACCTTTTCGACCTCTACACATTTGGGAATCCTTGTGAGGTAACTTTCATTTGCTGTAGAAGAATCATAAATAACTATAGTTTTTGCCTTACTACAATCCCAAAGATTAGATTTTAAAGGAAGATCTAAACTTTTTGTGAAAACAACTCTCAAAGGCTCAGGATACTTTAAACCTCTTGTAGTCAAAAGTGGATTATCTTTCCTTAATGTGTTTCCACCAATGATAATTGCATCAAATTCTGCTCTAAAAGAGTGAACTAATGACCTTGATTCTTCATTAGTAATCCATTTACTCTTACCATTTTTTAAACCTATTCTGCCATCAATACTCATAGCCCATTTAAGAACACCAAATGACTTTTGAGTAATATTTCTATGAATAAAAGCTTTGTTTAATTCTAAGGATTCTTTCTCACATAATCCTAAGTGAACTTGAATTCCTGCTTCTTTTAAAAGTTTAATACTTTTCCCAGAGACTCTTTTATCAGGATCTTGAATCGATATATAGACCTTCCTTATCCCTGAAGATATTACCTTATCTACACATGGAGGTGTTTTACCTTGATGACAGCAAGGTTCGAGATTCACATACATTGATCCCCCTTTTGCATCCTTTTTTAAATTACTAAAAGCCATTGCCTCAGCATGAGGCATCCCTGCCTTGTAATGAAATCCTTCTGAAATAAGGTTTCCATTTTTATCAAGAATCACTGATCCTACCCTAGGGTTAGGACTAGTTGTATTATTGCCTAACGAAGCCAAAAAGAGTGCTCTTTTCATCCATTTTGTATGGCTTAAATTTATTTCAGACATCTTTTATATAAAATATTCAACTTAGTGATCTCCATTCTTTAACCACGAAGGGGGGGACAGGTAACTCTGAAAAGACTCCTGACAAAGATAATCTTAATGGTCTATTTTTATCTAAATTTTTAATCAATTTATCTAGATCGAATTCTGCCGCAGCTTGTCTTCCATCATTTGCTAATTCTACATTGAGTAATGTTTTATCACCTAAAAGCCACTGTTTTCTCCCTGATTCAACCCTCAAGTCAGTGGGATGATCAATCCTGAGATTTCCAGGATATCCTATTACTCTCAAGATCAATTTATCTTCAAAAAGAGGGGATTTATAAGCTACTAATTGCCAAGTTTCAAAGTCTAAATCCCTTAAAAACTCACTACTAGCATTCATTAATTCCCCATTCATTTCTGTTTCTGCAACTTCTGCAGATACTTTTAATGGGTTAAAAATAAAGGATAATAGTAAAAGTAAAGGTAATATACCTTTCAAAAAAATATTTTTATTTGATTTTGTAATTTTCTTCATTTTCAGAATCCATCAGAGCATCTAGAGTTACAGCTGTTCTTACAATAGCTTGATATCTTTTGATTATTTTACGATTTTTTTCTATAACTCGAGATAAGTTTAAAGTGTCTTTTTCAGAATAGCTAGATGTTAAATCGCTAGAATCTTCTTCAATAAACTCAAATTCACTATCTTTATTAATTAGAGTTAATAATAAATCATGTAATCTCTTTCTCCTTTCAGACAATTAATTAACTATGATAACTCGAATAATAATAAGATAATTTAATAAAACATTCAAACAATTAAGTTCCATTTCATAAATATTGATGACTGAAGTTAATAGAAAAATTCATGTAATTGGGATTAATTCTTATAAATTTGAGGATCTATCTTTAAAATTACAAAATTTATTCTTAGAAACAGAAAATATTGCAGTTCCAAATTCATATTTTGAAGAAATCAAATCATGGAGCGAAAATGGTCTATTAAAAAATAAATCATTTTTTTCGAGCAAAAGTAATAACGAACTTCTTAACTGGCTTAGATCTCAAAAAACTGATGTTATTTTAATTTCGAGAGGAGATCCACTTTGGTTTGGAATTGGGAGAATATTACTAGAAAACTTTTCAAAAGATGAATTAAGTTTCTACCCTTCAAATACTTGCATTCAATTAGCATTTAGTAAGATGAAAATCCCATGGCAAGATACTGTTAATGTAAGTATTCACGGCAGAGACACGAAAAAGTTTATTGAGGCTCTTAAAGCAAGGCCTTCAAATTTGGCTATCATTACAGATTCAAATAACAAAAGTTTAGAAATAATCAAAAAAAACTTATCAGAATTGAATCTGATTGACTTATATGATTTTTGGCTCTGTGAAGAAATAGGCTTTGATAATGAAAAAATAAAAAAATTAAATCTTAACGAGTCATTGCCTACTGATATATCAAGTTTGAATATTGTTGTTCTTACAAAAACAAAGAAGAATTATTCTAATAATCTCCCTCTTTTTGGAATTAGTGACTTTATTTTTGAAACTTTTGATGATAGACCTAATTTATTAACTAAAAGGGAGGTTCGGGTCCAAATCTTGGCTGATCTAGAGCTTCCTAACAATGGCGTCATCTGGGATATAGGAGCAGGTTGTGGGTCAATTGGTTTAGAAGCATTAAAATTAAGGCCTAATTTAGATTTGTTTTGTATCGACAAAAGGATTGGCTCAAAAGCATTAATACTAGAAAACTCAAAAAGGCTAGGCGTTAAACCAAAATTGATTTTAGAGGAAGATATAAACAATACTCTAGAAAAGAGAATTTTAAGTTCTATTGAAAAACCTAATAGATTAGTAATTGGAGGTTGCAATAAACAAACCAAACTTTTAGTTATTAAAAACCTATCTCAATATATGAATATTGGAGATATTATAGTCATCCCAATAATAGACATTGAAGCAATAAAAGAATTGAAAGAGCAATTAGAAGTTAAAAATTTCAAGACAAATTTAAATTTAATTCAAACTTACAAAAGCTTAAGTATCGCAGAGGGAATGAGAATAGAACCAAATAATCCTGTTTTTTTATTAAAAGGTAAAAAATCAATTTAAATGATTGTTATTTATTAGGCTTAGCCACATGAGGTAATCCCCAACCTAATTTATTTCTTAAAACCTGGAAAAATTCATGATCTTCGAGTCTTATAAACTTTACTGAATGCTTACTTTTTCTTATTAAAACCCTATCTTCAGGCCAAACATAACAACCAGCATTTCCATCAACAACCATTACCAACCTTTCAGGAGTCGCGGGGAAAACAGTTACTGGCTCTGAATCATTAAAAACTAATGCTCTTGATGCTAATGAATGTGGAGCAATTGGAGTTAATTGCACAACTGGGCAATCTGGTGTAATAACTGGTCCTCCAGCACTCAGAGAATATGCTGTGGATCCAGTTGGAGTAGATAAAATAACTCCATCAGCTGAAATATCCACAGGAGCATGTCGCCCAATAGAAATCTCAAAATGACACATGCTTGTAAGAGGTTCTCTATGAAGAGCCATCTCATTAAGGCAGAGAGACTCCCATCTCCTCTGATCATTCCTCATCACACTTATGATAAAGCAAGTTCTTTCTTCAATATCCCAATTACCAGTAATGATTTTATCAATAGCTTCATCTAAATTAGATAAATAAGCTTCAGCAAGAAAACCTAGATGTCCCGTATTAATGGTAAGAATGGGAATCTTTGCAGGAGCTGTTTGTCTCGCAGCAGATAAAACAGTTCCATCTCCACCAAGGACAATAGCAAACTCTATTGAAGAATCAAAACCTTCTGGAACACAATTTGTATATCCCAGCGGTCGAACGTGTTGATCAGGATTGGCAAAACCAACCATACCACCAGAACTACTTACTCTTACAACTTCATAATTGGATTCTTCCAATTTTCTTTGCACAGAATTTGCAGTTTGAACAGCTAGTTCTTTACCGTCATTAACGATTAGTCCTGCTTTACGTACCAATAAAAAAATTAAAACTATAAACTATTTTAAACTATTTGTTGGCCAATCCTAATTTAAAATTTCTATTTTATTAGAACTGCTCCAAAAACCTAAAATCATTTGTGTAGAACTTCCGTATATCATCGATCTGATGCCTTACCATACAAAATCTCTCGACTCCTAATCCAGCTGCAAATCCAGTCCACTTCTCAGAATCTAATCCTAATTTTTCTAGAACCTTCGGATCTACCATACCGCAGCCCATTACCTCTAACCATTTACCTTTCCATTGTACGTCTACTTCTGCTGAAGGCTCAGTAAATGGGAAATAACTAGCTCTAAATCTTACAGGAATATCTCCAAAAAAGGTCTTTAAGAAAGTAAGAACTGTACCTCTTAAATGACTAAAATTAATACCTTGATCAATACATAAAACCTCAACCTGATTAAATATAGGAGAGTGAGTAGCATCTACAGCATCTCTCCTATACACTCTTCCAGGGGCGATAATTCGTACTGGAGGTGGATTATTTTCTAAGTATCTTATCTGAACTGGAGAAGTATGTGTCCTTAAGAGTCTATTTTCATCTAAGTAAAAAGTATCCTGCATATCTCGCGCCGGATGATTTTTGGGTATATTTAAAGACTCAAAATTATAAAAATCAGTTTCTATTTCAGGCCCACTTTCAACTGAATAACCTAAACCACAAAAAATATCTATGATTTCATCTTGTGTTGAAATTAAGGGATGTTTACTTCCAGGGGGGGTTCCAGTTGCTGGAATTGTTACATCAATTTTTTCGCCTTTAATCTGCTGATCCAAAGCTTCAATATTTAATTTATTTTTTCTTTTACTTATTAAATCTTGAAGATTTATCTTTATTAAGTTTGCCTTCTGGCCAACA contains these protein-coding regions:
- a CDS encoding nucleotide sugar dehydrogenase; its protein translation is MVSNKELIIDIYPDLNKCVVAIIGLGYVGLPLLVALAQNKDNEIEFRNIHRKIIGFDINEERLEELKKGIDRTNEITKNELKNSNIFKLTNKIEDITQADIFIITVPTPIDENKKPDLKALKSASMTVAKALKLRAQKQDIKTTKKIPIVIYESTVYPGTTEEICIPIIEKHSGLIYDDLQNKEKTFSCGYSPERINPGDKEHKLEDIIKVTSGSNKIVSIWIDKFYGSVIKAGTFMAANIKTAEAAKVIENTQRDLNIALINELAIIFKMIGIDTLEVLEAASTKWNFLPFKPGLVGGHCIGVDPYYLTYKAESLGYLPEVVLAGRKINDGMSKWIAEQIILEMSKKNISISSSKVLILGFSFKENCPDIRNTKVFDLINFLKVYNLDFEVVDPWVNKKEAEKVCGISIQNKFHKNKKYDVVISCVAHQQFLDISLNEWRNLIKDNGILFDLKGFIPRKLNPIRI
- a CDS encoding GDP-mannose 4,6-dehydratase; the protein is MKKVALIFGISGQDGAFLADLLLKKDYEVHGTSRDAEINIFSSLTEIGIKAKVNLHSATLTDFHSTLQVIEKVNPSEIYNLAGQSSVGLSFDQPVETLESITTATINILEAIRFLGKSIRFYNAGSSESYGNTGELPADEKTPFRPKSPYGVAKAAAFWHVSNYRNSYGLFACSGIMFNHESILRPSRFVTKKICQSAARIALGEISSLKLGDIQIKRDWGWAPEYVEAMWKMLQQENPEDFVIATGKLSSLNEFISCAFSALNLNWEDHVIRDDILYRPSEIKSGFGCPIKANKKLFWEAKTLMPEIANIMTLKEFHKIKNSNFKKP
- a CDS encoding glycosyltransferase family 4 protein, which translates into the protein MKDNFRYLKNSLTCFPWKILSKINIYKDISPPIKYVAEEANWAIKNVGENMKRELDIINPQKFEITTNPSKITKKIVHFGSQYMWLNWGSHMSKDNYFISTFFHGKPSDGDEVKYHIERFLKSVPRLQKVITASTIVEKRLLNWGVPSEKIIKIPLGVNTKKFILPSKERQSKIRDLLNIPRESILIGSFQKDGIGWGEGLKPKLIKGPDIFVQTLKRLSKKGLPVYALLTGPSRGYVKEKLKQANIPFFHSYVTNSDELIPLYQALDLYLITSREEGGPLGLIESMACGVPVVSTRVGMAEDVIQDDIPGEISRTIDSKNLANKVELILNSFYKNKKESQKLIRKHIIRFDWEEIAKQHWEKVYKELI
- a CDS encoding glycosyltransferase family 4 protein, translated to MTKLLRFFSIIKKPIKKIWTIRESIKLIYNYLFIASNYNSKNPKLYYGGSLIGNIGGPLVKVKKLNQFFPEHNWNFNIIYLLSNSIYLSSASINLIRKKKVPVILNQNGVFYPEWFKGNWKEENHKMSKIYHSADYVLWQSNFCKKASEKFLGNRIGNGEILYNAVDTSIFTPKNRSKNKFFTFLITGNIRKISNYRIISVLYALKNFISENYNIQLIIAGFIEDRKYINLKIKQLNLENHIKFYEEYSQRDAPKIYQEADAYITMTFQDNCPTAVLEAMASGLPILYSSSGGIPELVGEESGIGINVEENWDQTMVPNDSTIANGMKEIIDKKNIMSQASRIRAVEFFDIKKWIVRHINIFEKLLDQ
- the lexA gene encoding transcriptional repressor LexA; protein product: MVNYSGDNLTEAQNELYQWIRDYVRDFQHSPSIRQMMNAMGLKSPAPIQSRLKHLQDKGFISWQEGKARTLKLVDEIIDGIPIKGSVAAGGLIETFSDVYENLDITDVFKKKDVFALTVNGDSMIDACIADGDMVLMEPIRDSNSLINGTIVSAMVPGSGTTLKYFFKRGAKIFLEAANPNYEPIELNLDEVIFQGKLLAVWRKI
- the argF gene encoding ornithine carbamoyltransferase — protein: MLKPNKIVSSNFLSSLDISNEEVINLLNLAQNFKNKDINIQLKNKVLGLIFDKSSTRTRVSFQVAMSRLGGTTIDLNPTTSQIGRGEPIRDTARVLSRYCDALAIRTFKQSDLEEYARWSSKPVINALTDLEHPCQALADFMTIKEEFNDFSKVVLTFIGDGNNVANSLILCGALLDVEVRISCPKGYEPNSAIIKKALEISNKKDFLKIINDPHVAVVGSNVLYTDVWSSMGEENKKEKKDIDFDGFNINNDLLKKAKKDAIVLHCLPAYRDKEITNEVFESKNSRIFEQAENRLHVQQALLASLLS